The following proteins come from a genomic window of Lachnoclostridium phytofermentans ISDg:
- a CDS encoding class II aldolase/adducin family protein: MNEYEVKKEICEIGRRIYNKGMVAANDGNISVKLNENEFLCTPTGVSKGFMTPDYICKVDKDGKVLQANGIYKPSSEIKMHMRVYQERPDVNAVVHAHPMYATSFAIAGIPLTQPIMPEAVISLGCVPIAEYGTPSTDEIPDAISKYIQHFDSVLLANHGALSFSDSLLNAYFKMESTEFYAQLLYQAKVLGGPKELSNSQVQRLYELRREFGLKGKHPANLCSNTKEGKASCHCCGEECKSGGVDNADLVASITRKVMEQLGL, from the coding sequence ATGAACGAATATGAAGTTAAAAAAGAGATATGTGAGATAGGACGCAGAATCTATAACAAGGGTATGGTTGCTGCAAATGACGGCAACATCTCTGTAAAATTAAATGAGAATGAGTTTTTATGTACACCAACTGGAGTTAGTAAAGGATTTATGACACCAGATTATATATGTAAGGTAGATAAAGATGGTAAAGTACTTCAAGCTAATGGAATATATAAACCATCCTCTGAGATTAAGATGCATATGAGAGTATACCAAGAGCGTCCAGATGTTAATGCGGTAGTTCATGCTCATCCAATGTATGCAACAAGTTTTGCTATTGCAGGTATTCCTTTGACACAGCCAATTATGCCAGAAGCAGTTATTTCCTTAGGTTGTGTTCCAATCGCTGAGTACGGTACACCTTCTACTGACGAGATTCCAGATGCAATTTCTAAGTATATTCAACATTTTGATTCTGTTTTATTAGCAAACCATGGTGCACTAAGCTTCTCCGATTCATTATTAAATGCATATTTTAAGATGGAGTCAACAGAGTTTTACGCACAGTTATTATATCAGGCAAAGGTACTTGGAGGACCAAAGGAGTTAAGTAATTCTCAGGTTCAGAGATTGTATGAATTAAGAAGAGAATTTGGATTAAAGGGAAAACATCCTGCTAATCTTTGTTCCAATACCAAAGAAGGTAAAGCAAGCTGTCATTGTTGTGGTGAAGAGTGTAAGTCTGGTGGCGTAGATAATGCAGATTTAGTTGCTTCCATAACAAGAAAGGTGATGGAACAGCTAGGATTATAA
- a CDS encoding aldehyde dehydrogenase family protein, whose translation MTVNEQLVQDIIKNVVASMQLTQTNKTELGVFDDMNQAIEAAKEAQLVVKKMSMDQREKIISAIRKKTIEHAETLARMAVEETGMGNVGHKILKHQLVAEKTPGTEDITTTAWSGDRGLTLVEMGPFGVIGAITPCTNPSETIICNTIGMLAGGNTVVFNPHPAAIKTSNFAVQLINEASLSAGGPVNIACSVRKPTLDSSKIMMSHQDIPLIAATGGPGVVTAVLQSGKRGIGAGAGNPPVLVDETADIRKAAEDIINGCTFDNNLPCIAEKEVVAIDAIANELMNYMVKEQGCYAITKEQQEKLTNLVITPKGLNRNCVGKDARTLLGMIGIDVPSNIRCIIFEGEKEHPLISEELMMPILGIVRAKSFDDAVEKAVWLEHGNRHSAHIHSKNVDRITTYAKAIDTAILVKNAPSYAAIGFGGEGFCTFTIASRTGEGLTSASTFTKRRRCVMSDSLCIR comes from the coding sequence GTGACAGTGAATGAACAATTGGTTCAAGACATCATTAAAAATGTCGTAGCGAGTATGCAATTGACACAAACAAATAAGACAGAACTTGGCGTATTCGACGACATGAATCAGGCAATTGAAGCTGCAAAAGAAGCTCAATTGGTTGTAAAGAAGATGTCGATGGATCAGAGAGAGAAAATCATCTCTGCGATACGTAAGAAAACGATTGAACATGCAGAAACACTTGCCCGTATGGCGGTAGAAGAAACTGGCATGGGTAATGTTGGACATAAGATTTTAAAACACCAGCTGGTAGCAGAAAAGACACCTGGAACAGAAGATATCACGACTACTGCTTGGTCTGGTGATCGTGGTTTAACCTTAGTTGAGATGGGACCATTTGGTGTGATTGGTGCAATAACACCATGTACTAACCCAAGTGAAACAATCATTTGTAACACGATTGGCATGTTAGCTGGTGGAAACACAGTGGTATTTAATCCGCATCCAGCAGCGATAAAGACCTCGAACTTTGCTGTACAGTTAATTAATGAAGCATCACTTTCGGCTGGAGGTCCAGTCAACATTGCTTGTTCTGTGAGAAAACCTACCCTAGATAGCAGTAAGATAATGATGTCTCATCAGGACATTCCATTGATTGCTGCTACTGGAGGTCCAGGCGTAGTTACTGCTGTATTACAAAGCGGAAAACGAGGAATCGGTGCAGGAGCAGGAAATCCACCGGTTTTAGTAGATGAAACAGCTGATATTAGAAAAGCAGCCGAAGATATCATTAATGGATGTACCTTTGATAATAATCTTCCATGTATTGCAGAAAAAGAAGTTGTTGCAATTGATGCTATAGCAAATGAATTAATGAACTACATGGTAAAAGAACAAGGTTGTTATGCAATCACCAAAGAACAGCAAGAAAAGTTAACTAATCTTGTGATAACACCCAAAGGATTAAATCGTAATTGCGTTGGTAAAGATGCCAGAACATTACTTGGTATGATTGGAATTGATGTTCCATCCAATATTCGTTGTATCATTTTTGAAGGTGAGAAAGAACATCCTTTGATTTCTGAAGAGTTAATGATGCCGATTCTTGGAATTGTTCGAGCTAAGAGCTTCGATGATGCGGTAGAAAAAGCGGTTTGGTTAGAACATGGTAATCGACATTCCGCACATATTCATTCCAAGAATGTGGACCGTATCACAACTTATGCAAAAGCGATTGATACAGCTATCCTTGTTAAAAATGCACCTTCCTATGCAGCAATCGGATTTGGTGGTGAAGGATTTTGTACCTTTACTATAGCAAGTAGAACCGGTGAAGGCTTGACGAGTGCAAGTACATTTACAAAACGCAGACGATGCGTGATGTCGGATAGTTTGTGTATCCGATAA
- a CDS encoding zinc-dependent alcohol dehydrogenase, whose amino-acid sequence MNSESIEQIVRQVLAGLSDAPKSTSTVPSAGIPEKARVAVLTELEKIELKEYPLPPLGDDDILVKVEGCGICGTDAHEYKRDPFSLIPVVLGHEGTGEIVKMGKNVRLDSAGKSLTVGDKVVSCMIFKDNPDITMFDLNKQNVGGADVYGLLPEDKEVRFNGWFADYIVIKGGSTIFNVSDLDLSSRILIEPCAVLIHAVERAKTTGILRFNSRVVVQGCGPIGLICIAVLRTMGIENIVAVDGEAKRLEFAKEMGAQASVNFKEHQGIDALAKAVETACGEKPADFGFQCTGAPAGHSNIYKFIRNGGGLCELGFFINGGDATINPHFDICAKELTVVGSWVYTLRDYATTFDFLKRAKGIGLPMEKLITHSYPLEQINEGFQTNLAMTGLKIAVVNK is encoded by the coding sequence ATGAATTCTGAAAGTATAGAACAGATTGTTCGTCAGGTTTTAGCTGGTTTATCGGATGCGCCAAAGAGCACTTCTACAGTGCCAAGTGCAGGTATTCCAGAGAAAGCTAGAGTCGCAGTATTGACAGAGCTTGAAAAGATTGAATTAAAAGAGTACCCATTACCTCCACTTGGAGATGATGACATCTTAGTAAAGGTGGAAGGCTGCGGTATCTGTGGCACTGACGCTCATGAATATAAAAGAGATCCATTTTCCTTGATTCCAGTTGTACTTGGACATGAAGGTACAGGTGAAATCGTAAAGATGGGTAAGAATGTTAGGTTAGACAGTGCTGGTAAGTCACTTACTGTTGGTGATAAAGTGGTATCCTGTATGATTTTTAAGGATAATCCAGACATCACTATGTTTGACTTAAACAAACAAAATGTCGGTGGTGCAGATGTATATGGTTTACTACCAGAAGATAAGGAAGTTCGTTTTAATGGTTGGTTTGCTGATTACATAGTAATAAAGGGAGGTTCTACAATCTTTAACGTAAGTGATTTGGACCTTTCCTCAAGAATTTTAATTGAGCCTTGTGCAGTATTAATTCACGCAGTGGAACGTGCTAAAACAACAGGGATTCTTCGTTTTAACAGTAGAGTAGTCGTTCAAGGATGTGGTCCTATCGGTCTTATCTGTATCGCAGTTCTTCGTACTATGGGTATTGAGAACATCGTTGCAGTAGACGGCGAAGCAAAGAGATTAGAGTTTGCTAAGGAAATGGGTGCACAGGCGAGTGTGAATTTCAAAGAACACCAAGGAATTGATGCATTAGCAAAAGCAGTAGAAACAGCTTGCGGAGAAAAGCCAGCAGATTTCGGCTTCCAGTGTACAGGAGCTCCAGCAGGACACTCCAATATCTATAAGTTTATCCGTAATGGCGGCGGACTTTGCGAGTTAGGATTCTTCATCAATGGAGGAGATGCCACTATCAATCCTCACTTTGATATTTGTGCAAAGGAATTAACTGTAGTTGGTTCTTGGGTATATACTTTACGTGATTATGCGACTACCTTTGATTTCTTAAAGAGAGCGAAGGGAATTGGGCTTCCTATGGAGAAATTGATTACTCATTCCTATCCATTAGAGCAAATTAACGAAGGCTTTCAGACAAATCTCGCGATGACGGGTCTTAAGATTGCTGTCGTAAATAAATAA
- a CDS encoding BMC domain-containing protein, with the protein MGLAVGFLEVYGLTAAFVAADAGCKAADVTLEPFDRNKPANADKLPVPLLVTIKFRGSIEDVNAALDAAKLAAKQVTDVVSIHTIAAPEGDVNKMLHLSGFDKN; encoded by the coding sequence ATGGGTTTAGCAGTTGGATTTTTAGAGGTATATGGTTTGACGGCAGCATTTGTGGCAGCCGACGCCGGATGTAAGGCCGCTGATGTAACCTTGGAACCATTTGACCGAAATAAGCCGGCAAATGCAGATAAACTTCCCGTTCCATTATTGGTTACGATAAAATTCAGAGGTTCCATTGAGGATGTCAATGCAGCTTTAGATGCAGCGAAATTAGCTGCAAAGCAAGTTACCGATGTCGTATCCATCCATACAATAGCCGCACCTGAGGGTGATGTGAATAAAATGCTTCACTTAAGCGGCTTTGATAAGAATTAA
- a CDS encoding BMC domain-containing protein, with product MGKSLGFIEISGVTAAIDALDIMCKTAGVELVTWERKMGGRLVTIIVSGSVSEVTQAVESAVNQAIKKPVAHAVIANPHEEVLRLVDISASRMKPQNEEM from the coding sequence ATGGGAAAATCGTTAGGCTTTATTGAAATCAGTGGTGTAACCGCAGCGATTGATGCCCTCGATATTATGTGTAAAACAGCAGGTGTCGAGTTAGTTACATGGGAGAGAAAGATGGGTGGAAGGTTGGTTACAATCATCGTATCAGGATCTGTTTCCGAAGTAACACAGGCAGTAGAATCAGCGGTAAATCAGGCAATTAAAAAACCAGTGGCCCATGCAGTCATTGCAAATCCTCATGAAGAGGTTCTTCGCTTGGTAGATATCAGTGCAAGTAGAATGAAGCCACAAAACGAAGAAATGTAG
- a CDS encoding BMC domain-containing protein codes for MAQEALGMIETRGLVAAVEAADAMLKAANVTLVGTEKIGSGLVSVMVRGDVGAVKAAVEAGAASAGRLGELVATHVIPRPHSDVEKILPGIK; via the coding sequence ATGGCACAGGAAGCATTAGGAATGATCGAAACAAGAGGTTTAGTAGCAGCGGTAGAGGCAGCAGATGCAATGTTAAAGGCAGCTAACGTAACATTAGTAGGAACAGAAAAAATCGGTTCTGGATTAGTAAGTGTTATGGTTAGAGGAGATGTAGGAGCAGTGAAAGCAGCTGTTGAGGCTGGTGCAGCTAGCGCTGGAAGACTTGGTGAGTTAGTAGCTACTCATGTAATCCCAAGACCACACTCTGATGTTGAGAAAATTTTACCAGGAATTAAATAA
- the pduL gene encoding phosphate propanoyltransferase: protein MEDNQIELITRMVLNVLQEKQSGKTGFAVPVGVSARHLHLTQDHVEQLFGKGYELTKKKDLMGGQFAANETVTIVGLKLRAIENVRILGPVRKASQVEVSATDAIKLGVKIPIRESGNIKGSAPIAVVGPKGAIYLDEGCIIAKRHIHMSPTDASTAGVKDGDIVSVKVDDERETVFHQVQIRVDSSFTLEMHIDTDEANAAKITCGQIVTIL, encoded by the coding sequence TTGGAAGATAATCAAATTGAACTCATAACCCGGATGGTATTAAATGTACTACAAGAAAAACAAAGCGGAAAAACAGGCTTCGCGGTTCCAGTCGGTGTGTCTGCAAGACATCTTCATCTAACACAGGATCACGTAGAGCAATTGTTTGGAAAGGGTTATGAATTAACTAAGAAAAAAGACCTCATGGGTGGCCAGTTTGCGGCAAACGAGACGGTTACCATTGTAGGATTAAAGCTTCGAGCTATAGAGAATGTTAGAATATTAGGACCAGTGAGAAAGGCATCTCAGGTTGAAGTTTCTGCAACTGATGCAATCAAACTGGGAGTTAAGATACCAATAAGAGAATCCGGTAACATAAAAGGATCTGCTCCGATTGCAGTGGTTGGACCAAAAGGTGCGATTTACTTGGATGAGGGATGTATAATTGCAAAACGTCATATCCATATGTCACCAACCGACGCTTCGACAGCTGGAGTTAAGGATGGAGATATTGTTTCTGTCAAAGTAGACGATGAAAGAGAGACGGTATTTCATCAAGTACAAATCAGAGTAGATAGTAGCTTTACCCTTGAGATGCATATCGATACGGATGAAGCGAATGCTGCAAAAATTACATGCGGACAGATAGTAACGATTTTATAA
- a CDS encoding EutN/CcmL family microcompartment protein — translation MLIGKVIGSVVSTRKNENLVGNKFMIVEPLKSFQENRIVAIDNVGAGIGEYVLVAQGSAARIGCGAENSPIDSAIVGIIDDATGLE, via the coding sequence ATGTTAATCGGCAAAGTAATCGGTAGTGTTGTTTCAACAAGAAAGAATGAGAATCTGGTTGGAAATAAATTTATGATTGTTGAACCTTTAAAAAGCTTTCAAGAAAATAGAATAGTAGCAATTGATAATGTAGGAGCCGGAATAGGTGAATATGTGTTAGTTGCACAGGGTAGTGCTGCAAGAATAGGCTGCGGTGCAGAAAACTCGCCGATTGATTCGGCAATTGTTGGAATTATTGACGATGCAACAGGACTGGAGTAA
- a CDS encoding SLBB domain-containing protein, which yields MVIEELSQIVKEYGICGAGGAGFPTYAKFSNKVDTIILNCAECEPLLKLHRQLLRDRAYEVLKAFSIIAESIGAKEAIIVVKPSYKNTIAAVEAEIGAYKNMSLKLCKEVYPAGDEVVLIYEATGRVVKPGGLPVDIGVAVFNVETVYNVYEAVINHRPVTSKLVSVVGEVKEPKTVRVPLGMTVKEVVEMVGGITTKEPAYLMGGPMMGSVESEQHLITKTSNAIIVLPKDHYVIIRKESKPSIDLKRAAASCCHCEMCTDLCPRHLLGHPSNPHLFMRAATCKDVQNPQIFLDTMYCCSCGLCSMYACGQGLSPASLITLYKQGLRQNGVKPQVLEPAPVEPSRQYQQIPVERLMKRLCLTHYNVPAPLFEELQRAKRVKVKLSQHVGAPAVSVVSVGDKVVTGQLIAKSGDGLSLPVHASIDGTVLEVNNQFIMIDAV from the coding sequence ATGGTGATAGAAGAGCTTAGCCAAATTGTAAAAGAATATGGAATCTGTGGAGCCGGCGGAGCCGGTTTTCCTACTTATGCGAAGTTTTCTAATAAGGTGGATACTATTATTCTAAATTGCGCAGAGTGCGAGCCTTTGTTAAAGTTACATAGACAATTGTTACGAGACAGAGCATATGAGGTACTGAAAGCATTTTCTATAATAGCTGAAAGTATTGGTGCAAAAGAAGCAATTATAGTTGTAAAACCTTCCTATAAAAACACAATTGCTGCGGTAGAGGCAGAGATTGGTGCTTATAAAAATATGAGCCTAAAACTTTGCAAAGAAGTATACCCAGCTGGAGATGAAGTAGTATTGATTTACGAAGCTACAGGGAGAGTTGTAAAGCCAGGTGGTTTACCAGTAGACATAGGTGTAGCAGTATTTAATGTAGAAACAGTATATAACGTTTATGAAGCTGTTATAAATCATCGACCAGTGACTAGCAAATTAGTCTCTGTTGTGGGAGAAGTGAAAGAGCCGAAAACAGTACGAGTGCCACTTGGTATGACAGTAAAAGAAGTTGTAGAAATGGTAGGCGGTATCACAACAAAAGAGCCAGCTTATCTTATGGGCGGTCCAATGATGGGTTCCGTTGAAAGTGAACAGCATTTAATAACGAAAACATCGAATGCCATTATAGTGCTACCAAAGGATCATTATGTGATTATTCGTAAGGAAAGTAAGCCCTCTATCGATTTAAAAAGGGCAGCGGCATCTTGTTGTCATTGTGAGATGTGCACGGATCTTTGTCCTAGACATTTATTAGGACATCCAAGTAATCCACACCTTTTTATGCGGGCAGCAACCTGTAAGGACGTTCAAAATCCTCAGATATTTTTAGATACCATGTATTGTTGTAGTTGCGGACTTTGTTCTATGTACGCATGTGGTCAAGGATTATCACCTGCAAGTTTAATCACCTTATATAAGCAGGGGTTACGTCAAAATGGGGTGAAACCACAAGTGTTAGAACCAGCGCCAGTAGAACCTTCTAGACAATATCAGCAAATTCCAGTGGAGCGTTTGATGAAACGACTTTGCCTCACTCATTATAATGTTCCAGCTCCGTTATTTGAGGAGTTACAGAGGGCAAAAAGAGTGAAAGTGAAATTGAGTCAACATGTGGGAGCACCTGCAGTTTCTGTGGTCTCTGTTGGAGATAAAGTGGTAACAGGACAATTGATTGCGAAAAGTGGTGATGGTCTTAGTTTACCGGTTCATGCCTCCATTGATGGAACAGTGTTAGAAGTGAATAATCAGTTTATTATGATAGATGCAGTGTAA
- a CDS encoding BMC domain-containing protein: MSKAIGMVEYKTVSSGIMAADLMVKTADIDIVEAQTVCPGKYIILITGDLSAVNASVEAARIQFETHLIDSFILGNPHDGILPAIYGASVVEEIEALGVLETYSAASIIVAADVAAKTAAVELVEVRVARGMCGKSYLMLTGEIASVTASIEAAKKAIGENGMYLDSSVLAHPDKKLRNKLM; this comes from the coding sequence ATGAGTAAAGCAATTGGAATGGTAGAATATAAAACCGTATCATCAGGTATTATGGCAGCGGATTTGATGGTTAAAACAGCAGATATTGACATCGTGGAAGCACAAACCGTTTGTCCGGGTAAATATATTATTTTAATCACTGGTGATTTAAGTGCGGTAAATGCTTCGGTAGAGGCAGCCAGAATTCAGTTTGAAACACATCTCATTGATAGTTTCATACTTGGTAATCCTCACGATGGTATTTTACCGGCAATTTACGGTGCGTCAGTGGTGGAAGAAATCGAAGCGCTTGGTGTGTTAGAAACTTACTCAGCAGCTTCCATTATCGTTGCGGCTGATGTTGCAGCAAAAACAGCAGCTGTTGAACTAGTAGAGGTTAGGGTCGCACGTGGTATGTGTGGTAAGTCTTATCTTATGTTAACCGGTGAAATTGCATCAGTAACCGCTTCTATTGAAGCTGCAAAGAAAGCCATTGGAGAAAACGGTATGTACTTAGATAGCTCTGTACTTGCACATCCAGATAAGAAGTTACGCAATAAGTTGATGTAG
- a CDS encoding DeoR/GlpR family DNA-binding transcription regulator gives MLAIERKNLILAKLQKENKVVVSELSQLFDVSEETIRRDLEKLDKEGLAIKTYGGAVLNENNNAELPFTVRENTNVSQKQRIAEIVAGLIKDDSTIMLDASSTALFVARNIKHKKNITLITNSIEILVELADVSGWNMLSTGGTVKEGSLALVGHQAEKMLSSYHVDIAIVSSKGIDSIEGFSDSSETHSEIKKKMLDCAFKKILVVDSSKFDRISFKKIGEISELTTIVTDCEPSDRWKKVFDSAKVEYLYPGKQE, from the coding sequence ATGTTAGCAATAGAACGAAAGAATTTGATATTAGCAAAGTTACAAAAAGAAAATAAAGTTGTGGTTAGTGAACTAAGTCAGCTTTTTGATGTTTCAGAAGAAACAATACGAAGAGATTTAGAGAAGCTCGATAAAGAGGGGCTTGCAATTAAGACTTATGGTGGCGCTGTATTAAATGAAAATAATAATGCAGAATTACCATTTACCGTTCGAGAAAATACTAATGTTTCACAAAAGCAGAGGATAGCAGAGATTGTAGCAGGACTTATTAAAGATGATTCTACAATCATGTTGGATGCAAGCTCAACAGCATTATTTGTTGCTAGAAATATTAAACATAAGAAAAATATAACGCTTATTACGAATTCGATTGAAATTTTAGTAGAATTAGCCGATGTATCTGGATGGAATATGTTATCAACCGGTGGAACTGTAAAAGAAGGTTCTTTAGCTTTGGTTGGACATCAAGCAGAGAAGATGTTAAGTTCCTATCATGTGGATATTGCGATTGTTTCATCAAAGGGAATCGATTCCATTGAAGGATTTTCAGATTCCAGTGAAACACATTCCGAAATAAAAAAGAAGATGTTAGACTGCGCCTTTAAAAAAATCTTAGTAGTGGACTCCTCTAAGTTTGACAGGATATCATTTAAGAAAATTGGTGAAATATCGGAACTAACTACAATTGTAACAGATTGTGAGCCAAGTGATCGTTGGAAGAAAGTATTCGATTCCGCTAAGGTGGAGTATTTGTATCCTGGGAAGCAGGAGTAG
- a CDS encoding tetratricopeptide repeat protein, whose product MEETQKEVSIDKSDGNNYGEFVEVRPWKRFWARGLDNILFILFVFFLLKELLQVDLMEFESFLVYLSAIFIWTLIEAVLLCTWGTTPGKWLFNVTIRNEDGKKLGFVSSLKRSIWVWIYGMGFGIPVITPFGLFNQYRKLTKMKSTTWDRRLRLIVRHDFLQNIKTIIIVSTYILIVIFKIIIPLADQMDEETMRVMMYNETPGSALSFNNSGYSLMDSGEYQKAKEQFLKGLDARPSIDLKGTLLNNLSWACLSLGEYEEALQYSKESLAIDDLSSVVYCNYANALYMLGKNSEAEEAYKTALDLDKKNAYAYYGLGKLKYYAYAYKEAIDSFSEYTRLKKADEDGWCFLGLSYLYGTKDMSKAKEYLDKAMKISPENVFIISSMADYYQYVGDSQKAEDLYKNALEKNQDDYDLLYSVAEFYQDNGKYDEAIQYAERAINTDESEYKAYGIKAQTFFWQGEKQKAIDTIDLMTRNNLQNADAYYAAGNLYMNEYEYKFAVENYDKVLEMNPLNEYACIGKIRALYFSKRYTACLKYALITEDQFNNYEISWYIGNVYSRLSDSEQALEHYKMALEKNEEDADLLTDIGWEYYYTEEFTDASLYADKALQLDGTNYKATNLKKLIEKRQTNVIDQVTEFIEKNYMYYKSNASYDTLKNSLIANQSEKIEDISKLFDSIHKDNDPFSFILYGENYKRYLKYQSGKTVEYKDVGENINYIRITSFSSSTANEFLDVVDAIENTKDKYLIIDLIDNGGGDTNSGCDILDFLLPDRVVCNLIYKDGYSDSYYSDDAYIAFKHIFVLTNENSASCSELVTLGLKTYLDNVTVIGRKTFGKGVGQLLFEDKTRGFVIFMVNHYWNVREENIMGKGIQPDIEVLGDSNELYMNEVYNLIKSMK is encoded by the coding sequence ATGGAGGAAACACAGAAGGAAGTATCTATAGATAAGTCTGATGGGAATAATTATGGAGAATTCGTCGAAGTAAGGCCGTGGAAGCGGTTCTGGGCTAGAGGACTCGACAATATTTTATTTATACTCTTTGTTTTTTTCTTGCTTAAAGAACTTTTACAAGTAGATTTAATGGAGTTTGAATCTTTTTTGGTTTACTTATCGGCCATATTCATATGGACATTAATTGAGGCTGTTTTATTATGCACATGGGGTACAACGCCCGGTAAATGGCTTTTTAACGTGACAATCCGTAACGAGGATGGGAAAAAACTAGGATTTGTATCTTCACTAAAAAGAAGCATTTGGGTATGGATTTATGGAATGGGATTTGGAATTCCTGTTATAACCCCATTCGGACTGTTTAATCAATATAGGAAACTGACAAAAATGAAGTCTACGACGTGGGATCGTAGATTGAGGCTTATCGTTCGGCATGATTTTTTGCAAAACATAAAAACAATAATTATCGTATCTACATATATCCTTATTGTGATTTTTAAGATTATTATTCCTTTAGCGGATCAGATGGACGAGGAAACCATGAGGGTTATGATGTATAACGAGACTCCTGGTTCTGCTTTATCCTTCAACAACAGTGGCTATTCATTAATGGACAGCGGGGAGTATCAGAAAGCAAAAGAACAATTTTTAAAAGGATTGGACGCACGTCCAAGTATTGATTTAAAGGGCACACTACTCAATAATTTAAGCTGGGCATGCTTATCACTGGGTGAATACGAGGAGGCGCTTCAATACAGTAAGGAAAGTTTAGCGATTGATGATCTTAGCAGTGTTGTATACTGCAATTATGCTAACGCCCTATATATGCTTGGAAAGAATAGTGAGGCGGAGGAAGCATATAAGACTGCCTTGGATTTGGATAAGAAAAATGCTTACGCATATTACGGTCTTGGAAAGCTTAAGTACTATGCTTATGCTTATAAAGAGGCCATTGATTCATTTAGCGAATATACCAGATTGAAAAAGGCTGATGAGGATGGTTGGTGCTTTTTAGGACTGTCATATCTTTATGGAACCAAAGATATGTCAAAAGCAAAGGAATACCTTGATAAGGCAATGAAAATTTCTCCTGAAAATGTCTTTATTATAAGCAGTATGGCCGATTATTATCAATATGTAGGTGATTCACAAAAGGCAGAGGATTTATATAAAAATGCTCTTGAAAAAAATCAGGATGATTATGACTTGTTGTATTCTGTTGCTGAATTCTATCAGGATAATGGAAAGTATGATGAAGCCATTCAATATGCAGAACGTGCTATCAATACTGACGAGTCAGAATATAAAGCATACGGTATAAAAGCGCAGACATTTTTCTGGCAAGGAGAAAAACAAAAGGCAATTGACACAATTGATCTAATGACAAGAAATAATCTACAAAATGCTGATGCTTATTATGCTGCCGGTAATTTGTACATGAACGAATATGAGTACAAGTTTGCTGTTGAAAATTATGATAAAGTCCTTGAGATGAATCCACTTAATGAATATGCCTGTATAGGGAAAATCAGGGCACTTTATTTTAGTAAACGCTACACCGCTTGTCTCAAATACGCACTTATTACAGAGGATCAATTTAATAATTATGAAATTTCCTGGTATATAGGAAATGTATATTCCAGGCTTAGTGATTCTGAACAAGCACTGGAACATTACAAAATGGCATTGGAAAAGAATGAAGAGGATGCGGACCTTTTAACAGATATAGGATGGGAATACTATTATACTGAGGAATTTACCGATGCAAGCTTATATGCGGATAAAGCGTTGCAGTTAGATGGTACCAATTATAAAGCGACAAATCTTAAAAAATTGATTGAAAAGAGACAAACTAATGTAATAGATCAAGTTACAGAATTTATAGAAAAAAATTATATGTACTATAAATCCAACGCATCCTATGATACATTAAAAAATAGCTTGATAGCAAATCAATCCGAGAAAATAGAGGATATAAGCAAGCTTTTTGACTCGATACATAAAGATAATGATCCATTTTCCTTTATTCTATACGGAGAGAACTATAAACGTTACCTTAAGTACCAATCCGGCAAAACAGTAGAGTATAAAGATGTCGGTGAGAATATAAACTACATAAGGATAACCAGCTTCTCCAGTAGTACGGCAAACGAGTTTTTGGATGTTGTTGATGCCATAGAGAATACCAAAGACAAATATCTGATCATTGATTTGATAGATAATGGCGGCGGTGATACAAACAGCGGATGCGATATCTTGGATTTTTTGCTACCAGATCGCGTGGTATGTAATCTGATATACAAGGATGGATATTCTGATTCATACTATTCGGATGATGCGTATATAGCATTTAAACATATTTTTGTCCTGACAAATGAAAATAGTGCCAGCTGCTCAGAGCTGGTAACCCTGGGCTTAAAAACCTACCTTGACAATGTAACTGTCATTGGCAGAAAAACCTTTGGAAAAGGAGTAGGGCAGCTCTTGTTTGAGGATAAAACCAGAGGGTTTGTTATATTTATGGTTAATCACTATTGGAACGTACGTGAAGAGAATATAATGGGAAAAGGCATACAGCCTGATATTGAAGTTCTCGGGGATTCTAATGAGTTATACATGAATGAGGTATATAATCTGATAAAAAGTATGAAGTAG